The DNA segment CGTTTTGAAAAAGACAGTAATCCTCGTACTTCTAGTTTTTTCGAAAAGTTGAATGCAGTTGACACATGCATTACTCCAAACTTCGCAACATCTGAGATGGAGGCACCTTGTGAATGGTATGAAATCCATAAAATATGATGTTCATTAATATTCAAGTCATAAGGTTTTATCCATTGTTGCCAGTCTTTTTCCACAGCTTTCCAAAGTGCTTTCGATAGCTGGGCAATCCTTTGGCTATATAGCATGGCTTCTTTCATTGTATACATTTGTTCAGACATGTCGTCACCTTTTTCCTTTAATAGTCAGTTTCTATCATTATAGCAAAAAAGTAAAGAGGCGCATAGTTAGAATGTTGAAAAAATTTTGAAAAAACAGCAATTATCTGTTTTTCAGGAAAGAACATGTTCGTTTTGATCTATTCATAGTTAAGTGATTTTAATGATTTTACGCAATTCTATAAAAAAATGCCCTACAAGTTACTTGTAGGGCAGAGTGACAAAAATTTAGATAGCGGGTGAAGTATCTTTTTGGTTTTTGGCTAACGATTTTTCTAGTTCTTCCAATGCCATTTGAATTGAGGTAATCTCAGTTTGTAAATTTTCTTGAATCGGACCTGTTTTAGTTTGCCATTCTTGAACGGACTCTTTTAAGTCATCAATTGTTTGTGGAACTTTCGTTTTTGCTTCTTTGGATAAACCAGCAATCGATTCTTTTAAATCACTAATTTGAAATTTCACTTCAGAAAGTTTCTCTTTCCAATCAGATGATGCTGTTTTGAAATTCGAACGCAAGTCGCTACCAGATTGAGGTGTAGAGAATAAGACCGTAGCTGTACCTGCTACAACACCTGTTACTAGACCAATAAAAAATGTAGATGCTTTCATTTTAGGTGCACTCCTTTCATATACATGTACTATTCCTCATTTAAATTAATTAAAACATGTAGGACAAGCAAAGACAACAAAAAAGGGTCTGCCATAATGGCAGACCACATAGTTTATTAGTTTGAAAGTGCTGTATCGAATTTCGATCTCTTTACCAATTGAGTAACAATTGGGAAAATAAAGAAAAATGCGATGGCATTTAATGCTACAGTTGGCAGTACGACACCGATAACTAGTCCACTAAATGGTATCGGTAAATCTACACCTAGTACAAAAATTGCAACGGATAAGAAAATAACTCCTGAAAATAATGTGCCAATTGCTGTAAGTGCTACTGCAATAGGAAGTTTAGTTGCAAAATGTTTCAACGCGACAACTACTGCAAAAAATACAAATGCTGTAATGAATTTATCAACGACATTTGGAATAAATCCTGCTGGGAAAGTTGAAAACAGTCCAGATATTACGCCTGTAGTGATAGCTAATAAAAATACATGCGATATTTTGGGAAATAGTAGAATTCCAATAAACATCATTGTTAACATAAAGTCTGGTTTCATCCCACCACTAAATCCTGGAATAACTAAGTACAATGCTGCACCTACACTAACTAATAGGGACATTAACACTAAATTCTTTGTATTCATTTTCTCATCTCTCCTCAGCTCTTCTATACTATTTTTTGGTTCCCCTGACGTATCATTTGATCGGCAGCGAGAAACTTACTTATCATTTTACAGTGTGAATAGGGAAAATACAAGATTACTTGTTTAGATTTAATCGAATTTGTTCTGCATATTGGGCAAACATTTCACTCGTGTATTGTTTTTCTTTTGTTTGCCATACAGCTTTAAAACCATCCGTCTGATCATATCTTGGAATGAAATGAAGATGGAAATGGAATACACTTTGTCCAGCAGAAGCACCATTGTTATTCATTAAATTTAAGCCAGCTGGTTGGAAAGAAGCTTTAAGTGATTCTGCAATTTTAGGCGCAACAGAAAATAATTGTCCTGCTTCTTCAGAAGACATTTCATACACATTTTCATGATGTTTTTTTGGTATTAGTAATGTATGTCCTTTTGTAAGGGGCATAATATCCATGAAGGCTAATACATGCTCATCTTCATAAACTTTTGTACTTGGAATTGAACCTTCTACAATTTTGCAAAACAAACAATCACTCATTGTGGGCACTTCCTTTCACTTAGATGGTTCTAAGTTTATCATAGTTAAGGAATGCAAGTGAAAAGCAATGCAACGATTATTTTGATAAGATAAAGAATAAAAGGGGTGCAACTTTATGAACGTATTAGAAGTAAGTGCAGTAACTGGTGGATATACTCGCAAACCAATTATTCATGATTTGTCTTTTTCTATTGCACCTGGTGAATTAGTCGGTCTCATCGGACTAAATGGAGCAGGGAAAAGTACAACAATTAAACATATTATTGGTTTAATGAATCCAAAAGATGGAGAAATCCGTATAAACGAAGTGACTATGGAAGAAGACATGGATACTTATCGATCTTCATTTTCCTATATTCCAGAAACACCTGTTTTGTATGATGAATTAACACTAAAGGAACATTTAGAACTAACAGCTATGGCCTATGGATTAGATAATGCAATGCTTGCTGCACGATCAGAAGTGTTACTAAAAGAGTTTCGCATGGAGAAACGATTAAATTGGTTTCCATCCCACTTTTCAAAAGGGATGCGCCAAAAAGTCATGATTATGTGTGCATTTCTAGTAAATCCTTCTTTATATATTATCGACGAGCCATTCGTGGGACTTGATCCACTGGGTATTCAATCTTTGCTTGATCAAATGAACGAAAAGAAAAAATCTGGTGCATCGGTGCTAATGTCTACGCATATTTTATCTACAGCTGAACGCTATTGCGATCGAATTTTGTTATTGCATAATGGTCGAATACGTGCACAAGGGACAATGAACGATTTAAGAGTAGCATTTAACATGCCACTAGCTACTCTTGATGACTTATACATTGCGATGACTAAGGAGCGAGACAATGAAGAACCTGCATGACGTGTGGCATATACGTTTTCTTCATTATGTAAATGAACTTCAAAAATACTTGAAATATGTATTCACGGGTCATCTTGCAATTGTCATTGTGTTCGTTCTTGGAGCAGGTGGTTATCAATATAGTGAATGGTTGAAAACAGTATCAAGTGATTTTCCAGGTACGTGGTTAGTAGCGTTCGTTATCGGCGTGTTACTTGCGTTTAGTATTCCAACAACATTGATTCGTGAACCAGACCAAGTGTACCTACTTCCACTTGAAACGAAATTAATGACATATATGAAAAAGGCATTATCCTGGACGTTTTGGTCACAACTTTTTGTCGTGGTCGTGCCATTTATTGTGGCACTCCCTTTATTGAGTCAAGTAAGTAAAGTTCAGCCAAAGACACTAGGCCTTGTATTTATCCTTATATTGTTAATGAAATGGTGGAACGTGCAAGTGGAATTTGCATTTAGATGGTCCAATCGAGGACAAGGGATATGGGGGGATCGCATTGTTCGTGCTTTAGTATCTATCGCTATACTTGCTAGTGCGTTCACGATGAATCCGCTGTATATTGCGTTGCTGATAATTCCTATTGTATTTTATTACATTTCGTGGACTCGTCATTTAAAAGGACAACCTTTTCCTTATGAACACTTTGTGGAAGTGGAACAAAATCGAATGTTACGTTTTTATCGATTTGCAAATTATTTTACTGATGTTCCTCATATTCAAGGAAGCATTCACCGTCGTGCTTGGCTTAATGTCTTATACGGATTAGTGCCAAGTCATCAGAAAAATGCTCAAGACTATTTGGTGTTCAGAACTTTCGTGCGAACGGATGACACGTTTTACTTATGGCTGCGTTTAACTTTACTGTCAGCTTTAGGAGCAGCGTTCATTGGTATTCCAATAGTTGTCATGGTTTTTGTTGGTGCGTTGTCATTTGCTTCTGCAATTCAAATCAAGCAAGCACTGTCAGCATCCAGTGAATTCAGAATGGATATGCTTTTCCCAATTGATGAAAATGCTAGGAGTAAAGGTATTCTAAAACTGGTACGTGTTGTGCAAGTCTTGCAAGCTTTGATTGTACTAGTGACTGTCGTGATAGTCGGGGGAGAACATGTGAGTTTATATGCATTGCCGATTGTTGTTTTAATTGTAAGTGAGATTACCTTAAAGATGAGTAATTAAGTAAATGGTCTCATAACCCTGTAAATTTAGGGTTATGAGACCATTTTTAATTGATGGTATCAAAAAGGCAATAATTTTTCGAGCGGTCCATTTGGTTGGATAATTTCTTGAATGTCGAGGATGGGAATAGGGAAGTATGGGAATCCCCAAACGTATGGTGTAATTTCATACAGTTGGAAATAGATAACCAGTGAATGGTCGGCAAGGTAGAAATCTTGATCAGGTCTTATTGTAGTAAACTCTCCAAGAAGTTGGATTTCCCAGTCTTTAATTTTCTGTTGAATGATAGACGATAAAATGGTGACATAATTACTTTCAGGCTTGAATAAGTCCTTTAATTCATACTGTTTGCCTGTCGTAACATCAAACGTTAAAGATTTAACAATGGTCATTCCATGTGCGCCACCAGTGAAAGCATAAACGGTGAGGGTTAAGCTTAAAATATTTCTTTCATTTGTCTTGATTTCAAATTGACCAACCATTTCTATGAGGTTTGAATCATGATATCCAAGCTCAATCATTGTCTTATTTAATGTAGAAACAATGGCTGAGTTTATCTTCATTTCCGCCTGAAGATTGGCCAGACCTAATACAAATGGATAATAAACGTTAACTTTTGGCGTTTGTTTTTGAAGTATTCGATAGCCAACTGCAACTGGTAAATCCAAGAGAACATCCTTTCAATAGTATAGTAGCAAATCAAGTGTTTTTTGATCAGTCATTATCTTCCAAAATAGTTACCTCAAATGTGCCTAGACCAATAGAAGATGATAGTTGATTCGTAAGTTCTTGAATATAGTTTTCCGCTTTACTTCGATTTGAATCGATTCCATGTAATACAATTGTCATTTGTTTTTTCTCCATACTAAAAATCGTGTACCCAATACTTCCGGTAGGTTTGTACCCTTCATCTTTTAATTTAGTAATAAGCTTTTGTTGAAAATCAGTTTCAGTTAACTTATTTGTAACTACTTCGACATCATTAACGGAACGAATATAAAGATCCTGATCAGATTCAGGTGACAACGTTGCTAATACAATAACCAAAATGACAATAGTAAGTAACAGGAAACTAAGCAGAATTACTACTTTGTTTGAACTTTTCATACTATTCCTCCAATTAATCAATCGTTGTTAAAGGATATGCCACAAAATAATAAATATTCCCATAATAACAACTACATAATAGGTAGGAAGGATGGACTTTTTCAGGTGAATTTTAAAAGATGGAGAGCATAGTTCGAGGGGATTTCACCAACAATTCTTACAGTTAACAATAATAAACCCGACACCAAATATATGATGTCGGGTTATCCTTTATTCCACTTTTTGATAATCCAAAACCGCTGCGCCCAAAGTTTTTGCAGCTACTAACATGGCATTCTCATCGAAATCAAATTTTGGGTGATGATGAGGATAAACTTCACCTTGAGGCTCTGCACCTGTGAAGAAGAAAGTGCCTGGGACTTTTTCTAAGTAGTAAGCAAAATCTTCGCCACCCATTTGTTGTTGAGTTTCACGAACTTCGCTAACCCCTGGCACTTGTTCAGCCACTTCTTTTAAGAAATGAGTTTCAGCTTCATGGTTAATTACTGCGTTATAGCCTCTTTCATATGAAAATTCATATGTGCAATCATTCGCAAGGCATGTTCCTTG comes from the Paenisporosarcina antarctica genome and includes:
- a CDS encoding ABC transporter permease, translated to MKNLHDVWHIRFLHYVNELQKYLKYVFTGHLAIVIVFVLGAGGYQYSEWLKTVSSDFPGTWLVAFVIGVLLAFSIPTTLIREPDQVYLLPLETKLMTYMKKALSWTFWSQLFVVVVPFIVALPLLSQVSKVQPKTLGLVFILILLMKWWNVQVEFAFRWSNRGQGIWGDRIVRALVSIAILASAFTMNPLYIALLIIPIVFYYISWTRHLKGQPFPYEHFVEVEQNRMLRFYRFANYFTDVPHIQGSIHRRAWLNVLYGLVPSHQKNAQDYLVFRTFVRTDDTFYLWLRLTLLSALGAAFIGIPIVVMVFVGALSFASAIQIKQALSASSEFRMDMLFPIDENARSKGILKLVRVVQVLQALIVLVTVVIVGGEHVSLYALPIVVLIVSEITLKMSN
- a CDS encoding DUF3298 and DUF4163 domain-containing protein — encoded protein: MDLPVAVGYRILQKQTPKVNVYYPFVLGLANLQAEMKINSAIVSTLNKTMIELGYHDSNLIEMVGQFEIKTNERNILSLTLTVYAFTGGAHGMTIVKSLTFDVTTGKQYELKDLFKPESNYVTILSSIIQQKIKDWEIQLLGEFTTIRPDQDFYLADHSLVIYFQLYEITPYVWGFPYFPIPILDIQEIIQPNGPLEKLLPF
- a CDS encoding YtxH domain-containing protein, with translation MKASTFFIGLVTGVVAGTATVLFSTPQSGSDLRSNFKTASSDWKEKLSEVKFQISDLKESIAGLSKEAKTKVPQTIDDLKESVQEWQTKTGPIQENLQTEITSIQMALEELEKSLAKNQKDTSPAI
- a CDS encoding tryptophan transporter codes for the protein MNTKNLVLMSLLVSVGAALYLVIPGFSGGMKPDFMLTMMFIGILLFPKISHVFLLAITTGVISGLFSTFPAGFIPNVVDKFITAFVFFAVVVALKHFATKLPIAVALTAIGTLFSGVIFLSVAIFVLGVDLPIPFSGLVIGVVLPTVALNAIAFFFIFPIVTQLVKRSKFDTALSN
- a CDS encoding HIT family protein; translation: MSDCLFCKIVEGSIPSTKVYEDEHVLAFMDIMPLTKGHTLLIPKKHHENVYEMSSEEAGQLFSVAPKIAESLKASFQPAGLNLMNNNGASAGQSVFHFHLHFIPRYDQTDGFKAVWQTKEKQYTSEMFAQYAEQIRLNLNK
- a CDS encoding ABC transporter ATP-binding protein; translated protein: MNVLEVSAVTGGYTRKPIIHDLSFSIAPGELVGLIGLNGAGKSTTIKHIIGLMNPKDGEIRINEVTMEEDMDTYRSSFSYIPETPVLYDELTLKEHLELTAMAYGLDNAMLAARSEVLLKEFRMEKRLNWFPSHFSKGMRQKVMIMCAFLVNPSLYIIDEPFVGLDPLGIQSLLDQMNEKKKSGASVLMSTHILSTAERYCDRILLLHNGRIRAQGTMNDLRVAFNMPLATLDDLYIAMTKERDNEEPA